A DNA window from Castanea sativa cultivar Marrone di Chiusa Pesio chromosome 7, ASM4071231v1 contains the following coding sequences:
- the LOC142642054 gene encoding F-box/kelch-repeat protein At3g23880-like, whose product MMSQAMRERVPYDVVNDIFGLLPVKSLTRFRSVSKTCNSIISDPTFISTHFNLNLNLTKSLTSTNTHSGYLLYTPTVTVTEDHSSSTSKQLCTVVCNDPTLPPVSKFEIPPIFDEFSIVGFCNSVFCLASYDQDLNHIIYLWNPSIRKFKKLRSTLFLYSNVTVVFGFAFDSKNNDFKVLRLITFREKKPQAEAEIYTLSTDSWRKVILTMESLRGYEPNFGSIVSILPRSVFCNGALHFIANTCVHHFILSFDVHDETFHEMKMPLPQNYALSFQLAVFKGLLAIIYFFHGLCHFWVMEEYGVVGSWTRKFLIPMDSPHDFYCCTDNGELIFKSANGLVSINPPRSRSILAIEDANWVGFSANSMESLVLLDQGTLRRIVAVGTWKPPVRPNPNQASSHFPPSISSLV is encoded by the coding sequence ATGATGTCTCAAGCTATGCGTGAGCGAGTTCCATACGACGTCGTCAACGACATCTTTGGTCTGCTACCAGTGAAATCCTTAACCCGATTCAGGTCCGTTTCCAAAACTTGTAACTCCATCATCTCCGACCCCACTTTCATTTCCACGCACTtcaacctcaacctcaacctcaCCAAATCGCTAACATCCACCAACACCCACAGTGGTTATTTGCTATACACTCCAACAGTAACAGTAACAGAGGATCATTCATCTTCCACTTCCAAACAATTGTGTACTGTTGTTTGCAACGACCCCACGTTGCCCCCGGTTTCTAAATTTGAAATCCCACCGATTTTTGACGAGTTCAGCATAGTTGGCTTCTGTAACAGCGTCTTCTGCCTAGCTAGTTAtgaccaagatcttaatcacaTAATCTATTTGTGGAACCCAAGTATTAGAAAGTTTAAAAAGCTTCGATCGACTCTCTTTCTTTACAGTAATGTTACAGTTGTTTTTGGATTTGCTTTTGACTCTAAAAATAACGACTTCAAGGTTCTGAGACTTATAACTTTTCGGGAGAAAAAGCCGCAGGCTGAGGCAGAGATATACACTTTGAGCACGGATTCATGGAGAAAAGTTATATTAACAATGGAGTCCTTACGAGGGTATGAACCCAATTTTGGATCTATTGTTTCTATTCTGCCACGCTCTGTATTTTGTAATGGAGCTTTGCACTTTATAGCAAATACTTGCGTCCACCATTTCATTTTGTCCTTCGACGTCCATGATGAGACCTTCCATGAGATGAAGATGCCTCTGCCTCAAAATTATGCACTTTCTTTTCAACTAGCGGTATTCAAGGGATTGCTGGCCATTATTTACTTCTTTCATGGTCTATGCCACTTCTGGGTTATGGAGGAGTATGGTGTCGTTGGGTCTTGGACTAGAAAATTTTTGATTCCAATGGATTCGCCTCATGATTTCTATTGCTGCACTGATAATGGTGAATTGATATTCAAGAGTGCCAATGGGCTGGTTTCAATTAACCCGCCTAGGAGTCGGAGCATTCTTGCGATTGAAGATGCTAATTGGGTGGGTTTCTCAGCTAATTCTATGGAGAGCTTGGTTTTACTTGATCAAG